In the genome of Chitinivibrio alkaliphilus ACht1, one region contains:
- the abc-f gene encoding ribosomal protection-like ABC-F family protein, whose amino-acid sequence MNYVRGNAITLSAGNKILLDTASFSIEDSARIGIVGLNGCGKSNFLKTLAGKKEVDSGDLVYNSICTPFLMEQMPHFSPMDTVLDYIFHSFSLPHTDILKEYEYVSFDIAQKLTEKKQERLDLLSAQMDQYGAWDFEGKVRSILHQFGITRLLGTMEELSGGMIKKISLAQGLLSDANLLMLDEPTNHLDIETILWLESYLQRRHHPFIMVTHDRYFLDSVCTHIWEIRDQRIYTYEGNYSYYLEKKEEQLAHEQRKERKRQGRISQEIQWLHRSPSARGTKQKARIARIEEQLKTGKAAQESQASFSSSGRKLGKKIVNCKNAQFGYTPTQPLIQNFSYTFKGGEKIALVGNNGVGKTTFTKLLTGDITPDSGVVDQGMHTAFGIFKQINTHLPDSISVLKYIRSIAEYIEHDGTKISASQFLEQFLFPPKQQHTQIGFLSGGERRRLQLISVLIRNPNFLILDEPTNDLDIETLSVLENFLLDFPGVLLIISHDRYFIDRLCDYLLVMEGDGLISGFPGSYSDYLLWKEEYRRKEQKKSSPVAKKTKQKRFGFKQKRELALTEEQIDTVEEEIQELEAAFVSPEGKDLGRMSQSYAKKKEELHTLMSRWEELLSLQDDASN is encoded by the coding sequence ATGAATTATGTACGCGGAAATGCCATTACCCTTTCGGCAGGAAACAAAATCCTTCTTGACACTGCCTCTTTTTCCATAGAAGACTCAGCACGTATTGGTATTGTGGGGCTGAATGGGTGCGGGAAAAGCAACTTCTTGAAAACGCTTGCTGGAAAAAAAGAGGTTGATTCAGGGGACCTTGTATACAACAGCATTTGTACCCCCTTTCTTATGGAGCAGATGCCTCACTTTTCTCCTATGGACACTGTTTTGGACTACATATTTCACTCATTCTCCCTACCGCACACCGATATTTTAAAAGAGTACGAATATGTGAGCTTTGATATTGCCCAGAAGTTGACAGAAAAAAAACAAGAGCGTCTTGATCTGCTTTCTGCCCAGATGGATCAATACGGCGCATGGGATTTTGAGGGAAAAGTTCGTTCTATTCTTCACCAATTTGGTATTACCCGTCTCTTAGGAACCATGGAAGAACTTTCCGGTGGAATGATAAAGAAAATATCCCTTGCCCAGGGACTTCTTTCCGATGCCAATCTCCTTATGCTGGATGAACCGACAAACCACCTTGATATTGAAACAATTCTCTGGCTCGAATCGTATTTGCAACGACGGCACCACCCCTTTATTATGGTTACGCACGATCGCTACTTTCTTGACTCTGTCTGTACTCATATTTGGGAAATTCGGGATCAGCGAATATATACATACGAAGGAAATTACTCCTACTATCTCGAAAAAAAAGAAGAGCAATTGGCCCATGAGCAACGAAAAGAGCGAAAAAGACAAGGACGTATCTCCCAAGAAATACAGTGGCTACACCGCTCTCCCAGTGCACGTGGTACAAAACAAAAAGCCCGCATTGCCCGCATAGAAGAACAATTAAAAACAGGCAAAGCTGCACAGGAGAGCCAAGCCTCATTTTCCTCTTCAGGACGAAAACTCGGAAAAAAAATTGTCAATTGCAAAAATGCACAGTTTGGGTACACCCCCACACAACCCCTTATCCAAAATTTCAGTTATACCTTCAAGGGAGGTGAGAAAATTGCCCTTGTGGGAAATAATGGCGTAGGAAAAACCACCTTTACCAAACTTCTCACCGGAGACATTACCCCCGACAGCGGTGTGGTAGACCAAGGAATGCATACAGCCTTTGGCATCTTTAAACAAATTAATACGCATCTGCCGGATTCCATAAGTGTCTTGAAATACATCCGTTCCATTGCAGAATATATCGAACATGACGGAACAAAGATATCCGCAAGTCAATTTTTAGAACAATTTCTCTTCCCTCCAAAACAACAACATACACAGATTGGCTTCTTATCCGGCGGAGAACGGAGACGTCTCCAACTGATCTCTGTATTAATCAGAAATCCAAATTTCCTCATCCTTGACGAACCCACAAATGATTTGGATATTGAAACCCTTTCAGTGCTGGAAAATTTCCTCCTTGATTTTCCCGGAGTGCTCCTGATTATTTCTCACGACCGATACTTTATCGACCGACTCTGTGACTACCTTCTTGTAATGGAAGGAGATGGCTTAATAAGTGGTTTTCCCGGGAGTTATTCGGACTACCTCCTTTGGAAAGAAGAATACCGCCGAAAAGAGCAGAAAAAATCATCTCCTGTGGCAAAAAAAACAAAGCAAAAACGTTTTGGGTTTAAGCAAAAACGCGAGCTGGCCTTAACAGAAGAGCAAATTGATACAGTAGAGGAAGAGATTCAAGAGCTTGAGGCAGCCTTTGTCAGCCCTGAAGGAAAAGATCTTGGCCGCATGAGCCAAAGTTACGCAAAAAAGAAAGAAGAACTGCACACTCTCATGAGCCGATGGGAGGAGTTACTCTCCCTCCAGGACGATGCTTCGAACTAA
- a CDS encoding PorV/PorQ family protein, with product MKYILCMVWALLLCAQILFANVGQSSVAVLNFPWGARSTGLGETFTGIADTEEALFYNPAGLGQAPLANAWVHYDQHDFGYTKIHGVGSQLWSVNEHGEILSFVGSSWNRYHTHFVDDGEELEDVVERYLDVSGSDLRERAKDMVIAKNNLRDELRDELHAVLVEAGVDGNDVDSLVEVLVQLPAREQNETAVFAELAYYLADDDLHTPGEIVELLRAPLDIRGRFSLRIPYNIGPSGRVYDILAQENDVLWVATDDGLWRFSAGWTQYGSLDGVPSETVYSLNQGESGEIYIATKAGPARYIDGDFSRIGTGEEEHLLSQPVYAIARDAEGVWYFALEESLLEYYDDEDYTYIGTEQGLYDSRVTALFIDSRDRLWVGTRGGVVRFDEEGRRRFNLGENTVVKSFGEEDSHTHWVATDRGASQIVEEEQESGSPEYVITIFHERNSLHSSHITDVVIAQNGDIWLSTDSGIERYQRGQMRASLFFENLLPSLGIDDMWHAAAAVVYPIGDWGSVGFFWNQLYFGEIETGGVSGTGQAGSQESAFEFETGLSYGFPVTSDFSLGLNLKYAYSRLERDRAEATTVAVDAGLLRRNLFIDNLDLGFVLKNMGPPVTYSESEAADPIPFLARLGLSYAPIDRPGSRLVVAVDANREIVYRDEDGGYNFIQAIYYDLLRRDDEKSYMDKFREIIWHGGVEYTYADFISFRSGILYDDAGSRSELSIGIGAELNNILADISIIVSTLGDDNQVRENQTRFSVTYIP from the coding sequence TTGAAATATATACTATGTATGGTGTGGGCACTGCTTCTCTGTGCTCAAATACTTTTTGCAAATGTTGGCCAGTCGTCCGTGGCGGTGTTGAACTTCCCCTGGGGGGCCCGTTCTACCGGTCTCGGTGAAACCTTTACGGGGATTGCCGATACGGAAGAGGCTCTTTTCTATAACCCTGCAGGGTTGGGTCAGGCTCCCTTGGCAAATGCGTGGGTCCATTATGATCAACACGATTTTGGCTACACTAAGATACATGGCGTTGGTTCGCAGCTATGGAGTGTGAACGAACATGGGGAAATACTTAGCTTTGTGGGTTCTTCCTGGAATCGGTATCATACTCATTTTGTTGATGATGGAGAAGAGCTTGAAGACGTTGTTGAGCGGTATCTTGATGTATCCGGTTCTGACCTGCGAGAGCGTGCAAAGGATATGGTTATCGCCAAAAATAATCTTCGTGATGAACTCCGTGATGAGCTCCATGCGGTTCTTGTGGAAGCAGGAGTGGATGGAAATGACGTAGATTCTTTAGTTGAGGTTCTCGTTCAGCTGCCCGCGCGGGAGCAGAATGAGACAGCTGTATTTGCAGAGTTAGCATACTACTTAGCAGATGATGATCTTCATACCCCGGGGGAAATTGTTGAGCTATTGCGGGCCCCCCTTGATATACGGGGACGATTTTCTCTCCGAATCCCCTATAATATAGGTCCTTCTGGAAGGGTTTATGATATTTTAGCACAGGAAAATGATGTTTTATGGGTTGCGACAGATGATGGGTTATGGCGGTTTTCCGCAGGGTGGACACAATATGGGAGTCTCGATGGAGTACCTTCGGAGACGGTCTATTCTTTGAACCAAGGAGAGAGTGGCGAAATATATATAGCTACTAAAGCTGGGCCTGCAAGATATATTGATGGAGATTTTTCCCGTATTGGAACGGGGGAAGAGGAGCATCTGTTGTCTCAGCCAGTTTATGCCATAGCTCGTGATGCTGAGGGGGTATGGTATTTTGCTCTGGAAGAGTCTCTTTTGGAGTATTATGATGATGAAGACTACACGTATATTGGCACAGAACAGGGCTTGTACGACTCTCGTGTGACGGCTTTGTTTATTGATTCTCGCGACCGTCTCTGGGTTGGGACCCGGGGTGGGGTTGTTCGTTTTGATGAAGAGGGGCGTCGTCGTTTCAATCTTGGTGAAAATACGGTTGTTAAAAGCTTTGGTGAAGAGGATAGTCATACACATTGGGTTGCCACAGATCGAGGAGCCTCACAAATTGTTGAAGAGGAACAGGAGTCCGGAAGCCCCGAGTATGTTATAACAATATTTCATGAACGCAACAGTTTACACTCTTCTCATATTACGGATGTTGTTATTGCACAAAATGGTGATATATGGTTAAGTACCGATAGTGGCATTGAGCGGTATCAACGTGGACAAATGCGTGCGTCTCTGTTCTTTGAGAATCTGCTCCCTTCCCTTGGTATTGATGATATGTGGCATGCGGCTGCAGCTGTTGTGTATCCTATTGGCGACTGGGGGTCGGTTGGGTTTTTCTGGAACCAACTCTATTTTGGAGAAATAGAAACAGGAGGGGTGAGTGGAACAGGTCAAGCAGGGTCGCAAGAGTCTGCCTTTGAGTTTGAGACAGGCCTTTCCTATGGGTTTCCCGTGACCTCTGATTTTTCCCTCGGTTTAAACTTGAAATATGCCTACAGTCGACTTGAACGAGATCGGGCAGAGGCTACAACTGTAGCTGTAGATGCAGGGTTACTCCGTCGTAATCTTTTTATCGATAATTTAGACTTGGGTTTTGTCTTGAAGAATATGGGACCTCCAGTCACATACTCTGAGAGCGAAGCTGCTGATCCTATTCCCTTTCTTGCTCGTTTAGGACTGAGCTACGCCCCCATAGATCGTCCCGGCTCCCGCTTAGTTGTAGCTGTGGATGCCAATAGAGAAATTGTCTATCGTGATGAAGATGGGGGGTATAATTTTATTCAGGCGATCTATTATGATCTTCTTCGTCGTGATGATGAAAAGTCATACATGGATAAGTTTCGTGAGATCATTTGGCACGGCGGTGTGGAGTACACTTATGCGGATTTTATCTCCTTTCGTTCTGGTATTCTGTATGATGATGCGGGGTCCCGTTCAGAGCTCTCTATTGGCATTGGCGCTGAGTTGAATAACATCCTTGCTGATATTTCGATTATTGTGAGTACCCTTGGGGACGACAATCAGGTCCGTGAAAATCAAACCCGATTTTCTGTTACCTACATCCCTTAA